A genomic segment from Vanacampus margaritifer isolate UIUO_Vmar chromosome 3, RoL_Vmar_1.0, whole genome shotgun sequence encodes:
- the LOC144049360 gene encoding glial cell line-derived neurotrophic factor-like — protein sequence MTLWHSLTTCLIVLGAVHAGPGPPEVVCVAEERPLESPPLRIRLSVNSQGISGSQEDMDEQGDAYLMEEPIPAHFDQVVDLIKVTVSRRQDSSIEQNQIIRSRPRRERMTGSSRKRNPGSKGRKAGGGRAPGCALQQVHLNVTDLGLGYRSGEEMIFRYCAGPCRKSETNYDKILRHLARRGRLPAKDAPPQACCRPVAFDDNLSFLDDNLVYHTLRKHSARKCACV from the exons ATGACGCTATGGCATAGCCTGACCACTTGTTTGATTGTGCTGGGGGCCGTGCACGCCGGCCCGGGGCCCCCGGAGGTGGTTTGCGTAGCAGAAGAGAGGCCCCTGGAGAGCCCGCCGCTCCGGATTCGCCTGTCAGTCAACTCGCAGGGCATCAGCGGGAGCCAGGAGGACATGGACGAGCAGGGAGACGCAT ACCTCATGGAGGAGCCCATCCCCGCCCACTTTGACCAGgtggtggatttgatcaaggTGACCGTGAGCAGAAGACAAGACTCATCCATCGAGCAGAACCAGATCATCAGGTCTCGGCCCAGACGGGAAAGGATGACCGGGTCGAGCCGGAAAAGGAACCCGGGTTCGAAGGGACGGAAGGCAGGCGGCGGGCGAGCTCCGGGCTGCGCGCTCCAACAGGTCCACCTCAACGTGACCGACTTGGGTCTAGGCTACCGTTCGGGCGAGGAGATGATCTTCAGGTACTGCGCGGGACCCTGCAGGAAATCGGAGACGAACTACGATAAGATCCTCCGCCACTTGGCCCGCCGTGGGAGGTTGCCCGCTAAGGATGCGCCCCCACAGGCTTGCTGCCGCCCGGTGGCGTTTGACGATAACCTGTCCTTTCTGGACGATAATCTGGTCTACCACACGCTCAGGAAGCACTCGGCCAGAAAGTGCGCTTGTGTCTGA